Proteins encoded by one window of Rutidosis leptorrhynchoides isolate AG116_Rl617_1_P2 chromosome 7, CSIRO_AGI_Rlap_v1, whole genome shotgun sequence:
- the LOC139858163 gene encoding epoxide hydrolase 2-like isoform X1 yields MENIDHKMIKVNGINMHIAEMGQGPVILLIHGFPELWYSWRHQITYLASHGYRAIAPDLRGYGDTTGAPINDPTKFTVFHIVGDLVALIDTIGVDKVFVVGHDWGALIAWRLCLFRPDKVKALVNLSVHFNPRNPLHKVVDTFRAAYGDDHYICRFQEPGEMEAVFASLGTKNVITKFMIHRDPNPFYFPKDKPFGDTLGTPIILPSWLTEEDVDYYTKKFDQTGFTGALNYYRCFDLNWELEAPWTNAKINVPAKFVVGDLDLVYNIPGAKEYIHNGGFHKNVPMLDEIVVIEGAAHFITQEIPNKVNKHIYDFLKF; encoded by the exons ATGGAGAACATAGATCACAAGATGATAAAAGTCAACGGGATCAATATGCACATAGCAGAAATGGGTCAAGGCCCAGTTATCCTTCTTATCCACGGTTTCCCTGAACTCTGGTACTCATGGCGCCACCAAATCACTTATCTTGCATCCCATGGTTACCGAGCCATTGCACCTGACCTACGTGGCTATGGTGACACCACTGGTGCACCCATAAATGATCCTACAAAGTTTACTGTATTCCATATTGTTGGTGATTTAGTTGCCCTAATTGATACCATTGGTGTTGATAAAGTTTTTGTTGTTGGCCATGATTGGGGTGCACTTATTGCTTGGAGACTGTGTTTGTTTAGACCTGATAAAGTCAAAGCTTTGGTCAACTTGAGTGTTCATTTTAATCCTAGAAATCCGTTACACAAAGTTGTTGATACATTTCGTGCTGCGTACGGTGATGATCATTACATTTGCAGATTTCAG GAACCAGGAGAAATGGAAGCTGTATTTGCTAGTCTTGGAACTAAGAATGTGATTACAAAATTCATGATACACCGCGACCCTAATCCTTTTTATTTCCCTAAAGATAAACCATTTGGAGATACACTTGGTACTCCTATCATCTTGCCATCTTGGTTAACCGAGGAAGACGTTGACTATTACACCAAAAAGTTTGACCAAACTGGCTTCACAGGTGCATTAAACTACTACCGTTGTTTTGACCT AAACTGGGAACTGGAAGCACCTTGGACAAACGCTAAAATAAACGTACCTGCGAAGTTCGTTGTTGGTGATTTAGATTTGGTATATAATATACCAGGCGCTAAGGAATATATACATAATGGTGGATTTCACAAAAATGTACCTATGTTAGACGAAATTGTTGTGATCGAAGGTGCGGCTCATTTCATTACTCAAGAAATcccaaataaagtcaacaaacacatTTACGACTTCCTGAAGTTCTAA
- the LOC139858163 gene encoding epoxide hydrolase 2-like isoform X2, with amino-acid sequence MENIDHKMIKVNGINMHIAEMGQGPVILLIHGFPELWYSWRHQITYLASHGYRAIAPDLRGYGDTTGAPINDPTKFTVFHIVGDLVALIDTIGVDKVFVVGHDWGALIAWRLCLFRPDKVKALVNLSVHFNPRNPLHKVVDTFRAAYGDDHYICRFQEPGEMEAVFASLGTKNVITKFMIHRDPNPFYFPKDKPFGDTLGTPIILPSWLTEEDVDYYTKKFDQTGFTETGNWKHLGQTLK; translated from the exons ATGGAGAACATAGATCACAAGATGATAAAAGTCAACGGGATCAATATGCACATAGCAGAAATGGGTCAAGGCCCAGTTATCCTTCTTATCCACGGTTTCCCTGAACTCTGGTACTCATGGCGCCACCAAATCACTTATCTTGCATCCCATGGTTACCGAGCCATTGCACCTGACCTACGTGGCTATGGTGACACCACTGGTGCACCCATAAATGATCCTACAAAGTTTACTGTATTCCATATTGTTGGTGATTTAGTTGCCCTAATTGATACCATTGGTGTTGATAAAGTTTTTGTTGTTGGCCATGATTGGGGTGCACTTATTGCTTGGAGACTGTGTTTGTTTAGACCTGATAAAGTCAAAGCTTTGGTCAACTTGAGTGTTCATTTTAATCCTAGAAATCCGTTACACAAAGTTGTTGATACATTTCGTGCTGCGTACGGTGATGATCATTACATTTGCAGATTTCAG GAACCAGGAGAAATGGAAGCTGTATTTGCTAGTCTTGGAACTAAGAATGTGATTACAAAATTCATGATACACCGCGACCCTAATCCTTTTTATTTCCCTAAAGATAAACCATTTGGAGATACACTTGGTACTCCTATCATCTTGCCATCTTGGTTAACCGAGGAAGACGTTGACTATTACACCAAAAAGTTTGACCAAACTGGCTTCACAG AAACTGGGAACTGGAAGCACCTTGGACAAACGCTAAAATAA
- the LOC139858163 gene encoding epoxide hydrolase 3-like isoform X3, which translates to MENIDHKMIKVNGINMHIAEMGQGPVILLIHGFPELWYSWRHQITYLASHGYRAIAPDLRGYGDTTGAPINDPTKFTVFHIVGDLVALIDTIGVDKVFVVGHDWGALIAWRLCLFRPDKVKALVNLSVHFNPRNPLHKVVDTFRAAYGDDHYICRFQKLGTGSTLDKR; encoded by the exons ATGGAGAACATAGATCACAAGATGATAAAAGTCAACGGGATCAATATGCACATAGCAGAAATGGGTCAAGGCCCAGTTATCCTTCTTATCCACGGTTTCCCTGAACTCTGGTACTCATGGCGCCACCAAATCACTTATCTTGCATCCCATGGTTACCGAGCCATTGCACCTGACCTACGTGGCTATGGTGACACCACTGGTGCACCCATAAATGATCCTACAAAGTTTACTGTATTCCATATTGTTGGTGATTTAGTTGCCCTAATTGATACCATTGGTGTTGATAAAGTTTTTGTTGTTGGCCATGATTGGGGTGCACTTATTGCTTGGAGACTGTGTTTGTTTAGACCTGATAAAGTCAAAGCTTTGGTCAACTTGAGTGTTCATTTTAATCCTAGAAATCCGTTACACAAAGTTGTTGATACATTTCGTGCTGCGTACGGTGATGATCATTACATTTGCAGATTTCAG AAACTGGGAACTGGAAGCACCTTGGACAAACGCTAA
- the LOC139858164 gene encoding dirigent protein 5-like: MMHINLIGKMAPIVHKYTILTVFLILIIHSLFSFAHSSNFDENKPCKRFVLYYHDILFNGTNVGNATSATVANHTQLGNFKHGMLVVFDDPMTKDNTLSPPVARAQGFYFYDSKNEYNAWFGYTLIFNSTEHKGTINIMGADLMGEDTRDLSVVGGTGDFFMTRGIATISGDGIPDPFYFRVKMDIKLYECNSHVMKM; encoded by the coding sequence ATGATGCACATAAATTTAATTGGCAAAATGGCACCAATAGTTCACAAATACACTATTCTAACCGTCTTCTTAATTCTAATCATACACTCTCTTTTCAGCTTTGCTCACTCGAGTAATTTTGATGAGAACAAGCCCTGCAAGCGATTCGTACTCTACTACCATGACATCCTCTTCAATGGCACGAATGTTGGTAATGCCACGTCAGCAACAGTCGCGAACCATACTCAATTAGGGAATTTTAAACATGGTATGCTTGTGGTGTTTGATGATCCAATGACTAAAGACAACACGTTATCTCCTCCCGTGGCTCGAGCTCAAGGGTTTTATTTCTACGACTCAAAGAATGAGTATAATGCTTGGTTTGGTTACACGTTGATTTTTAATTCGACTGAGCATAAAGGGACGATTAACATCATGGGTGCAGATTTGATGGGTGAGGATACAAGGGATCTCTCCGTTGTTGGTGGGACTGGCGATTTCTTTATGACAAGAGGGATCGCTACGATTAGTGGTGATGGTATACCCGATCCATTTTATTTTCGGGTTAAAATGGATATCAAGTTGTATGAGTGTAACTCGCATGTTATGAAAATGTAA